In Phyllopteryx taeniolatus isolate TA_2022b chromosome 1, UOR_Ptae_1.2, whole genome shotgun sequence, the following proteins share a genomic window:
- the nppal gene encoding natriuretic peptide A-like, which yields MNLTLSLCCFNLLLVLDYVRGKPISDLRSLKQILEEIDDMPHRSSEEMQDSGGNAEKSKHDASEGHPWDSSDPSNSALEAKADVLALLFKDLFRTSKRSWGRFKKGRLRSCFGVRLDRIGSFSGLGC from the exons atgaacCTCACTTTGTCACTTTGCTGCTTTAATCTGCTTTTAGTGCTTGATTATGTTAGAGGAAAACCTATTTCTGATTTACGG AGTTTGAAGCAGATTTTGGAAGAGATTGACGACATGCCTCATCGCTCTTCAGAGGAGATGCAAGACAGCGGCGGCAATGCAGAGAAGTCAAAGCATGACGCTTCAGAGGGGCATCCGTGGGACTCCTCCGACCCCAGCAACTCGGCACTGGAGGCTAAAGCAGATGTCCTTGCCCTTCTCTTCAAAGACCTCTTCCGGACCTCCAAGCGTTCCTGGGGCCGCTTCAAAAAAGGCAGGCTGAGGAGCTGCTTCGGCGTCCGCTTGGATCGGATCGGGTCTTTCAGCGGATTGGGATGTTGA
- the nppb gene encoding natriuretic peptides B — protein sequence MDATMSYECLNGPLLRQPFKGSRFGQLVLSGPGVRNASPIPGIPSWMELLYKRAEVGPVASSIHKLLSKESPKRSIYPPEIEKRTMPLSSCVACGLLLILNLQLFSTYPVGTSLTSSDMDILKLLLDRLEETLPEQTEIEQRLSAERDNTLDDLNIEADAQQPRDVLDEGSVREFLSAKNLKSIRSDSSRRSSGCFGRRMDRIGSMSSLGCNRVGKYNPK from the exons ATGGATGCCACTATGTCATATGAATGTCTGAATGGCCCACTTCTTAGACAACCCTTTAAAGGGAGCCGTTTCGGACAGCTTGTGTTATCAGGACCAGGTGTCAGGAATGCCAGTCCAATTCCTGGCATACCCTCATGGATGGAGCTACTGTATAAAAGAGCAGAGGTTGGTCCTGTGGCCTCCAGCATCCACAAGCTACTCAGCAAAGAATCCCCCAAAAGGTCCATCTATCCTCcagaaatagaaaaaagaaCTATGCCTCTTTCTTCGTGTGTTGCCTGCGGCCTTCTCCTCATCTTGAACCTTCAGCTCTTCAGCACATATCCTGTTGGCACCAGCTTGACCTCCAGTGATATGGACATTTTAAAG TTGCTCCTTGACAGATTAGAGGAGACCCTTCCAGAGCAGACCGAAATTGAGCAGAGGCTCTCTGCAGAGAGGGACAACACTCTTGACGACCTGAACATAGAAGCTGATGCACAGCAGCCACGGGACGTCTTGGACGAAGGTTCAGTCAGGGAGTTCCTGTCAGCCAAAAACCTGAAGAGCATCCGCAGTGACTCCTCCAGGAGATCTTCTGGTTGCTTTGGTCGCCGTATGGACCGAATAGGGTCCATGAGTTCCCTGGGCTGTAACAGGGTTGGCAAATACA ATCCAAAATGA